A DNA window from Hydrogenobacter sp. contains the following coding sequences:
- a CDS encoding CinA family protein, with protein sequence MIVSVCIKKKRNPLYILRTFGLPEEKLRHYRHKKWLGGADLYFEVEQEKIKAQEDIGEFVYADSLVEMEEVVIRMLKKDGLKLAVAESCSGGLLSARLVNVPGSSDVFLGGFVVYANELKTKLLSIKENLLKEFGAVSEEVCRAMCVGVLEETDADIALAITGIAGPDGGTPKKPVGLTFVGLGTDSEVIVQRHHLKKSRNANRFLSTQIALDMLRKYLSKRRTDE encoded by the coding sequence ATGATAGTGAGCGTGTGCATAAAGAAAAAGAGAAATCCTCTTTACATTCTGAGAACTTTTGGGCTTCCTGAAGAGAAGCTCAGACACTACAGACACAAAAAATGGCTCGGAGGGGCTGATCTATACTTTGAGGTGGAGCAGGAGAAAATAAAAGCACAGGAAGATATAGGGGAGTTTGTTTATGCGGACAGCTTGGTGGAGATGGAAGAAGTAGTTATCCGAATGCTAAAAAAGGATGGACTCAAGCTTGCCGTTGCTGAAAGTTGTTCGGGTGGACTTTTGTCAGCAAGGCTCGTAAATGTACCGGGGAGTTCCGATGTCTTTTTGGGAGGTTTTGTAGTTTATGCCAATGAGCTTAAGACCAAGCTTTTGAGTATAAAGGAGAACCTCTTGAAAGAATTTGGAGCTGTCTCCGAAGAGGTCTGCAGGGCTATGTGCGTTGGTGTGCTTGAGGAGACAGATGCGGATATAGCTTTGGCTATTACGGGTATAGCCGGTCCGGATGGAGGTACACCCAAAAAGCCGGTAGGTCTCACTTTTGTAGGTTTAGGAACTGATAGTGAAGTTATAGTACAAAGGCATCATCTGAAAAAAAGTAGAAACGCAAATAGATTTCTCTCCACCCAAATAGCCCTTGACATGCTAAGAAAATACCTATCAAAGAGGCGTACCGATGAGTAA
- the lpxA gene encoding acyl-ACP--UDP-N-acetylglucosamine O-acyltransferase, producing MSKIHPTALITGNVQLDEDVEVGAYSLISGDVIVGKGTKIGSRVSIKGRVTIGEGCRIYDGAVIGEEPQHLRYAGEESEVLIGNRVIIREYVTIHRGTAIGIMRTVVEDDVMLMAYAHVAHDCIVKKGVIMANCATLGGHVEVGEYAFIGGLSAVHQWARVGAYAMVGGLSGVSLDIPPYTRASGQHALLYGINTIGLERRGFKKEVVNALKRAYKIVFRSGMLRKEATELLLKDFGQYEEIKNLVEFIRTSRRGVARDAGGKG from the coding sequence ATGAGTAAGATACACCCTACCGCTTTGATAACGGGAAATGTTCAGTTGGATGAGGATGTGGAAGTAGGAGCTTACAGCCTAATCTCAGGTGATGTGATCGTAGGCAAAGGCACAAAGATAGGAAGCAGAGTGAGCATAAAAGGTAGGGTAACCATAGGGGAAGGATGCAGGATATACGATGGTGCTGTGATAGGCGAAGAGCCTCAGCATCTTAGGTATGCAGGTGAAGAGAGTGAGGTATTAATAGGCAATCGTGTCATAATAAGAGAGTATGTGACCATACATAGGGGAACAGCCATAGGCATCATGAGAACTGTCGTGGAAGATGATGTGATGCTCATGGCGTATGCGCATGTAGCACACGACTGCATTGTAAAAAAAGGGGTTATTATGGCAAACTGTGCTACCTTAGGGGGTCATGTTGAAGTAGGTGAGTATGCTTTTATAGGTGGACTATCCGCAGTACATCAATGGGCAAGGGTAGGGGCTTACGCCATGGTAGGCGGGCTTTCAGGGGTTTCTTTAGATATCCCACCTTATACCAGAGCCTCCGGACAGCACGCACTCCTTTATGGGATAAATACCATAGGCTTGGAGAGGAGAGGTTTTAAAAAGGAAGTGGTAAACGCTTTAAAGAGAGCATACAAGATAGTCTTTAGGAGCGGTATGTTAAGAAAAGAAGCCACGGAACTTCTTTTAAAAGATTTTGGACAGTATGAAGAGATTAAGAATCTTGTAGAATTTATAAGGACAAGCAGGAGAGGAGTTGCAAGAGATGCAGGAGGTAAAGGATGA